A genomic segment from Paenibacillus sp. FSL K6-1096 encodes:
- a CDS encoding glycosyltransferase family 2 protein — protein MPKVTIIMTSYNKAGYIAKSIESILNQTLTDFEFYLMDDNSNAETQKVIEPYLKDKRIKFFKSDIQTLEQRVEKVRYAALINQALHTAEGEYISYATDDNCYRKTRLERMVDYMEQQPEVMIAYSASLVSYLNEHNEVTKTLVRPAKKIVPVAPCVIDHCSIMHRSSILPVIKQKFGSYWDENPEFYRIGDGRFFWRLNQSWEFYPVDEVLDDNYITELSIHYQLQHQEKSRFIQLLPPQRTCKELRESLRSMKQKK, from the coding sequence TTGCCAAAAGTCACGATCATCATGACCAGCTACAACAAGGCCGGATATATCGCAAAGTCCATTGAATCTATTCTGAACCAGACGTTAACCGACTTTGAATTCTATCTGATGGATGATAACTCGAATGCAGAAACTCAGAAAGTAATAGAGCCCTATCTCAAAGATAAGAGAATCAAATTCTTCAAAAGCGATATACAGACGCTGGAGCAGCGGGTGGAGAAGGTCCGGTACGCCGCGCTGATCAACCAGGCCCTGCATACGGCAGAGGGTGAGTATATCTCTTATGCCACCGATGATAACTGCTACAGAAAAACCAGGCTGGAGCGGATGGTGGATTATATGGAGCAGCAGCCTGAGGTGATGATTGCCTACTCGGCGTCGCTGGTCAGTTATTTGAATGAACACAATGAAGTGACCAAAACGCTGGTTAGACCGGCGAAGAAGATTGTTCCGGTAGCCCCGTGCGTCATCGATCACTGCTCCATTATGCACAGAAGCTCCATTCTCCCTGTAATCAAGCAGAAATTTGGCTCCTACTGGGATGAGAATCCCGAGTTTTACCGGATTGGGGACGGACGTTTTTTCTGGCGGCTGAATCAGTCCTGGGAGTTCTACCCGGTCGACGAGGTGCTGGACGATAACTATATCACCGAATTATCCATTCACTATCAATTGCAGCATCAGGAGAAAAGCCGGTTCATCCAGCTGCTTCCCCCGCAGCGGACCTGCAAGGAGCTAAGAGAAAGCTTGAGATCCATGAAGCAAAAGAAATAG
- a CDS encoding glycosyltransferase, with protein MNILLISSGFQGVYSFFERRIAGALQKAGHHCAAFQAGSMLNVFKLKQQFRQPDLILLMAGLKVQEPVLECIRQSGIKSAVWMTEDPYYMDWTVPAAAYVDYIFTIDEAALEQYKALGHPRVYHLPLGTDPALFCPSPVSAEFESELCLVGVPYSNRIEMIDFLLAATDYRIQLVGRGWSRYVQQWNLSASGRVGLVNAWVKPETAAGYYNGAKIVLNIHRLADERYNRNRMGVAAKSINNRTFDAAACAAFQLTDDKPGLSGQFAAGQEIIPYLDKYDFLQKLHYYMAHDQERRHIADAARRRVLAAHTFEHRIQQLLGIIQV; from the coding sequence ATGAATATTCTATTGATATCTTCAGGTTTCCAAGGCGTGTATTCCTTTTTTGAACGGCGGATTGCTGGGGCCCTGCAGAAGGCGGGACATCATTGTGCAGCGTTCCAGGCCGGCAGTATGCTGAATGTCTTCAAGCTTAAGCAGCAATTCCGGCAGCCGGATCTGATTCTGCTCATGGCCGGTCTGAAGGTTCAGGAGCCTGTGCTGGAATGCATCAGGCAATCAGGCATTAAATCGGCGGTGTGGATGACGGAGGACCCTTATTATATGGATTGGACCGTGCCGGCAGCCGCTTATGTCGATTACATCTTCACGATCGATGAGGCAGCACTGGAGCAGTACAAGGCGCTTGGCCATCCCCGTGTCTATCATCTGCCGCTGGGCACCGATCCCGCCCTCTTTTGTCCCTCGCCCGTCTCTGCAGAGTTTGAAAGTGAACTATGTCTGGTAGGCGTGCCTTACAGCAACCGGATTGAGATGATAGACTTCCTGCTGGCAGCTACAGATTATCGTATTCAACTCGTAGGCCGGGGATGGAGCCGTTATGTCCAGCAATGGAATCTGAGCGCAAGCGGGAGAGTCGGGCTGGTCAACGCCTGGGTCAAACCGGAGACGGCAGCGGGTTATTACAACGGGGCGAAGATTGTACTGAATATCCACCGCCTTGCTGATGAGAGATACAACCGCAACCGCATGGGAGTAGCCGCCAAAAGCATCAACAACCGCACCTTTGACGCAGCCGCTTGTGCAGCGTTCCAGCTTACAGATGATAAGCCCGGGCTGAGCGGGCAGTTTGCGGCAGGACAAGAGATCATCCCGTACCTGGATAAATATGATTTCCTACAGAAGCTCCATTATTATATGGCCCATGACCAGGAGCGCAGGCACATTGCCGATGCGGCCAGAAGGCGGGTGCTCGCGGCACATACTTTTGAACACCGGATTCAGCAGCTGCTAGGAATTATTCAAGTTTAA
- a CDS encoding DivIVA domain-containing protein, translating to MPLTPLDIHNKEFSRRIRGYDEDEVNEFLDQVIKDYESVIRENKELQNQLLSLQERLDHFVNIEESLSKTILVAQEAADDVKNNSKKESQLILKEAEKNADRIINEALSKSRRIAIETEELRKQASIYRTRFRTLLEAQLELLSQDDWNALESREVTENLL from the coding sequence ATGCCATTAACACCGCTCGATATACATAACAAGGAATTCTCCCGGAGAATCCGCGGTTATGATGAAGATGAGGTCAACGAATTTTTGGATCAGGTGATTAAGGATTACGAGAGTGTAATCCGTGAGAACAAGGAACTGCAGAACCAGCTGTTATCCCTTCAGGAACGCCTGGATCATTTCGTGAATATTGAAGAGAGCCTGTCCAAGACTATTCTGGTGGCCCAGGAGGCTGCCGATGATGTGAAGAACAACTCCAAGAAGGAATCACAGCTGATTCTGAAGGAAGCCGAGAAGAATGCTGACCGGATTATCAATGAAGCGCTGTCCAAATCACGTAGAATAGCGATCGAGACAGAGGAGCTGCGCAAGCAGGCTTCCATCTACCGTACCCGCTTCCGGACACTGCTGGAGGCTCAGCTGGAACTGCTGTCCCAGGATGACTGGAATGCGCTGGAGAGCCGCGAGGTCACGGAGAACCTGCTTTGA
- a CDS encoding YlmH/Sll1252 family protein, with translation MKNEIYGHFHPDERQFVDKAWEWVTNAGEYHETKLTEFLDPRQGYILQSLVNRHPDVIVRWEGGSSDAERKRAMVAPDYRDLTDEDMGLRVLAITSGEQKFLSLEHGDYMGAILGLGISRGKIGDIHVLEDGCHVVVAADIAEYLAIHLTGVHRVNVSTEILPVSALRCREVKLETMEFTVASLRLDGIAADMTRLSRSKILVPIKAGRVRVNWKVEEDPSAPLKAGDMVSIQGFGRFKLLEVSGLTKKGRYRILTGKFV, from the coding sequence ATGAAGAATGAAATTTACGGGCATTTCCACCCGGACGAGCGGCAGTTTGTGGACAAGGCCTGGGAATGGGTTACGAATGCCGGAGAATACCATGAGACGAAGCTGACTGAATTTCTGGACCCCCGGCAGGGCTATATTCTGCAGAGCCTGGTGAACCGCCATCCCGATGTCATTGTACGGTGGGAGGGCGGTTCTTCGGATGCCGAGCGGAAGCGGGCCATGGTGGCTCCGGATTACCGTGACCTCACAGATGAGGATATGGGGCTGCGGGTGCTGGCCATCACCTCGGGCGAGCAGAAATTTCTCTCACTGGAGCACGGGGATTATATGGGTGCGATCCTTGGTCTTGGCATCTCAAGAGGTAAGATTGGCGACATTCATGTGCTGGAGGACGGCTGCCATGTGGTGGTGGCTGCCGATATTGCGGAGTATCTCGCTATTCACCTGACCGGTGTGCACCGGGTGAACGTCAGCACGGAGATCCTGCCGGTCTCTGCGCTGCGGTGCCGTGAGGTGAAGCTGGAGACAATGGAATTCACCGTGGCCTCGCTGAGGCTGGACGGAATTGCTGCGGATATGACCCGGCTGAGCCGGAGCAAGATTCTTGTTCCGATCAAGGCCGGACGGGTGCGGGTGAACTGGAAGGTGGAGGAGGACCCCTCGGCTCCGCTTAAGGCAGGGGATATGGTGTCGATCCAGGGATTTGGACGGTTCAAGCTGCTGGAGGTCAGCGGATTGACGAAGAAAGGCCGTTACCGGATTTTAACAGGCAAATTTGTCTGA
- a CDS encoding YggT family protein has translation MILVYILMSWLPNLRENFIGELLGKLVEPFLAPFRKIIPPLFGTIDISPIIAIVALRFAVVGLNSLVAMAFG, from the coding sequence ATGATTCTAGTGTATATTCTCATGTCCTGGCTGCCTAATCTGCGGGAGAACTTTATCGGCGAACTGCTGGGCAAGCTCGTGGAGCCGTTCCTTGCACCGTTCCGGAAGATTATTCCGCCGCTCTTTGGGACCATTGACATTTCCCCGATCATTGCCATTGTCGCATTGCGCTTTGCTGTAGTCGGGCTAAATTCCCTTGTAGCCATGGCCTTCGGCTAA
- the sepF gene encoding cell division protein SepF, with translation MGVMNRFMSFLGLQEEEEIVEREQISRDEDEYEPAPVETRKNQRSNVVSIHSQKNVKVVLYEPRSYDEAQEIADHLRSHRTVVINLQRVRNDQAMRIIDFLSGTVYALGGGISKIGGNIFMCTPDTVEIQGSITEILSDEQDYNKMR, from the coding sequence ATGGGCGTGATGAACCGGTTTATGAGTTTCTTGGGCTTGCAGGAGGAAGAGGAGATTGTGGAACGGGAGCAGATATCCCGGGATGAGGATGAATACGAGCCCGCCCCTGTAGAAACGCGCAAAAATCAGCGGAGCAACGTCGTCAGCATCCATTCCCAGAAGAATGTTAAGGTAGTGCTCTATGAGCCGCGTTCGTATGACGAGGCCCAGGAGATTGCCGACCACCTGCGTTCCCACCGTACTGTTGTTATCAACCTGCAGCGGGTGCGCAATGACCAGGCGATGCGGATTATCGATTTTCTGAGCGGAACAGTCTATGCGCTTGGTGGAGGAATATCCAAAATTGGGGGCAATATATTTATGTGCACCCCGGACACTGTAGAGATTCAAGGCTCCATTACAGAGATCCTGAGCGACGAACAAGATTACAACAAAATGAGGTGA